A genome region from Pseudanabaena sp. Chao 1811 includes the following:
- a CDS encoding vWA domain-containing protein — translation MRHTTNKESGKFNMPYSAEISRRQPSCFLFLIDQSGSMADAFSSESASKGTAKGANESLHKTSESIQKAQAVADAVNRLLDSLGQRCVKGNEIYDYFDVGVIGYNSEVASALNGVTGDQVIAPIGKIYENPTELEKRAQKLPDGMGGLVEVYNDFPIWFKPVASGGTAMCSVFAMARILLEDWIEKHPNSYPPTIINITDGESTDGNPTEEAMNLKKLCTSDGSVLLYNIHLSAEYTQPVSFPNTVEVLSDPYARLMFELSSPLPYAAQKAAEKEGYKIAPDARAFMFNADPVKLIQFLDIGTRTENLR, via the coding sequence TTGAGACATACTACAAATAAGGAATCGGGTAAGTTTAATATGCCTTACTCAGCAGAGATCAGTCGTCGCCAACCTAGTTGTTTTCTCTTCTTAATCGATCAATCAGGATCGATGGCAGACGCATTTTCTAGCGAAAGTGCAAGCAAGGGGACAGCCAAAGGAGCAAATGAAAGCTTGCACAAAACGAGTGAATCTATTCAAAAGGCGCAGGCAGTTGCCGATGCGGTCAATCGTTTGCTTGACTCCCTTGGACAACGATGTGTTAAAGGGAACGAGATTTACGATTATTTTGATGTGGGCGTAATCGGATACAACAGCGAAGTTGCCTCAGCCCTCAATGGTGTTACTGGCGATCAAGTGATTGCTCCGATTGGAAAGATCTACGAAAATCCGACCGAACTAGAAAAACGTGCTCAAAAATTACCCGATGGGATGGGTGGTTTGGTCGAAGTGTATAACGACTTCCCAATTTGGTTTAAGCCAGTGGCAAGTGGTGGTACAGCAATGTGTAGCGTGTTTGCAATGGCACGTATCCTTTTAGAAGATTGGATTGAAAAACATCCCAATAGCTACCCACCAACGATTATCAATATTACCGATGGTGAATCTACCGATGGCAATCCTACGGAAGAAGCGATGAATCTCAAAAAGTTGTGTACTTCCGACGGTTCTGTTTTACTTTATAACATCCATCTTTCCGCAGAATATACCCAGCCAGTGTCTTTCCCTAATACGGTAGAAGTATTGAGCGATCCCTATGCGCGTTTAATGTTTGAGCTATCAAGCCCTCTGCCCTATGCCGCTCAAAAAGCAGCCGAAAAAGAAGGTTATAAGATAGCTCCCGACGCAAGAGCTTTTATGTTTAATGCCGATCCTGTCAAACTAATTCAGTTTCTAGATATCGGGACTCGCACTGAAAATCTCAGATAA